One genomic segment of Primulina tabacum isolate GXHZ01 chromosome 9, ASM2559414v2, whole genome shotgun sequence includes these proteins:
- the LOC142556277 gene encoding uncharacterized protein LOC142556277, with the protein MVLHVAAKCLELDISGCLEQFLVLGIKANMWCSKHLKMTLMSTEDSPAENHHNFFFQLLLDLLSYSTGCYSALARYHVSMSKDRTVSIENFISEQLSLTKDLASEIKRIHTLGSEFLKATLVAIDGVTRLCRVYCDGVNWDIFLAQTKDDNVRDCKEAEKGDHIIQITNCTIEKLCELGVVAANDGGSLVSLLNMSWKGVVTLLQFGKGALAVKVNVTSVIMTLIQLARESLRCAARTLSFLEEDKDSEAEAKRIFRLAKFYLINAVRISSHYPMQALPAYKEIALCVVVILTIRISLSQVQHLKSASEILSEIVEPTSFHLISSLLNSTQLKQEDKFEILDWLFSCGSNVSLVDEVVSSDNGHISVDEIFSVSSDAMNKDKMLSLGRVSLFLNLLKADLKEDVRLGLSRKLGWLLDILVDEDVYSLILVIRIPVVCGSSEKHELTYRPMFCAVVHDLKTFLITAIDSSVTWNEVESFLTENLFHPHFLCWEIVAELWCFVLRHVGSDMMSDTVDKLCSLLWMTSRESVLFSESALRKTARLICVLVTDGPQLMVDRVYSSIFESNRTQYSSSVHTALLKEGFPLNSLSEKNRSTAKQRIVTQYFDLLESFEGKSPGQCDFGVYGGPVFALCAALQFLQVSLSDTEMKTLKFLVTIIRKYKTSTDDTSRENYVRLIGELLGIISSMKHLYSFEEMDGVISELQNLFISKPALSDRQLFLCKPNLACFMAGLGHMELADSEDCSRSLATWELFHVILRERHWAFVHLAIKAFGYFAACTSCNQLWRFVPQDAALAFDVESGNEADEERFMSKLKEFLEKEMACQMIHPSPHRLAMFVKEGRMLKQIVQKNLQKLDSAVISCDMMEIYKERQPHKKRKFPDGICRGVELLQTGLKIMIDGISQWKRDGDEPSEARELFLQHFSRLEDVIAHLLSISGSE; encoded by the exons AGATATCATGTTTCCATGAGTAAGGACCGGACAGTCAGCATCGAGAACTTCATTTCAGAACAGTTATCTCTGACCAAGGATTTGGCGTCTGAAATAAAG AGAATTCACACTCTAGGGTCAGAATTCCTGAAGGCAACACTGGTGGCCATTGATGGGGTGACTCGATTATGCAGGGTATACTGCGATGGTGTAAACTGGGATATCTTCCTTGCACAAACAAAGGATGATAATGTAAGAGATTGCAAAGAGGCTGAAAAAGGAGATCATATAATCCAAATAACAAATTGCACAATTGAAAAACTATGTGAACTTGGCGTTGTTGCAGCTAATGATGGTGGCAGTCTAGTGAGCCTGCTAAATATGTCGTGGAAAGGGGTAGTTACACTCCTTCAGTTTGGCAAGGGTGCTTTAGCAGTCAAGGTGAATGTAACAAGTGTCATCATGACCTTAATTCAACTGGCTAGAGAGTCGTTAAGATGTGCTGCTCGGACTTTGTCATTTTTGGAGGAGGACAAAGACTCCGAAGCTGAAGCCAAAAGGATCTTCCGTCTGGCCAAGTTTTACTTAATCAATGCTGTAAGAATTAGCTCACACTATCCAATGCAAGCCCTTCCTGCTTACAAAGAGATCGCACTTTGTGTTGTCGTGATATTAACCATCAGAATCTCACTCAGCCAGGTGCAACATTTAAAATCTGCAAGTGAAATATTATCAGAAATTGTGGAGCCAACATCATTTCACTTGATCAGCTCTCTACTGAATTCAACTCAACTGAAACAAGAAGACAAGTTCGAAATTTTGGACTGGCTGTTTAGTTGTGGCAGTAATGTGAGTTTGGTGGATGAAGTTGTAAGCAGTGATAACGGTCACATTTCAGTAGATGAAATATTTTCAGTGAGTTCTGATGCTATGAACAAGGACAAAATGCTTTCTCTTGGTCGGGTGTCCTTATTTCTTAATCTATTGAAAGCTGATCTAAAAGAAGATGTCCGGCTTGGTCTCTCCAGAAAGCTAGGATGGCTTTTGGATATACTCGTAGATGAAGATGTTTATTCTTTAATTCTTGTTATCCGAATTCCCGTTGTTTGTGGTTCTAGTGAAAAGCATGAACTGACTTACCGGCCTATGTTTTGTGCTGTCGTTCATGACTTGAAGACTTTCCTGATCACGGCGATCGATTCTAGTGTGACATGGAATGAAGTAGAATCATTCCTGACAGAAAATCTTTTCCACCCTCACTTTTTATGTTGGGAAATTGTTGCCGAACTTTGGTGTTTTGTCTTACGTCATGTGGGGTCTGATATGATGAGTGACACTGTTGACAAGCTTTGCTCATTATTATGGATGACGTCTCGAGAATCAGTACTATTTTCTGAAAGCGCTCTTCGAAAAACTGCAAGATTAATCTGTGTTCTTGTAACTGATGGGCCGCAACTGATGGTTGATCGAGTTTATAGTTCAATATTTGAGAGCAACCGAACTCAGTATTCATCTAGTGTGCATACAGCACTACTCAAGGAAGGGTTCCCCTTAAATTCCCTTTCAGAAAAGAATAGAAGTACAGCCAAACAAAGAATTGTAACTCAGTATTTTGACCTCTTGGAGAGCTTTGAAGGCAAGTCTCCAGGACAGTGTGATTTTGGAGTTTATGGCGGTCCTGTTTTTGCTCTGTGTGCTGCGTTACAGTTTCT ACAGGTCAGCCTATCTGATACTGAAATGAAGACTTTGAAATTCCTTGTCACTATTATTCGCAAGTACAAAACTTCCACAGATGATACAAGCAGAGAGAATTATGTCCGGCTCATTGGCGAATTGCTAGGGATCATTTCAAGCATGAAACATCTATACTCGTTTGAAGAAATGGACGGGGTCATTTCAGAGCTTCAGAATCTCTTTATCTCAAAGCCAGCACTATCAGATAGACAACTTTTTCTATGCAAACCAAATCTAGCTTGTTTCATGGCCGGTCTTGGCCATATGGAATTGGCAGATAGTGAAGATTGCTCCAGAAGTTTAGCCACTTGGGAGCTTTTCCACGTGATATTGAGGGAACGTCACTGGGCATTTGTTCATCTTGCAATCAAGGCATTTGGGTATTTTGCAGCTTGTACTTCTTGCAATCAATTATGGAGATTTGTGCCTCAAGATGCTGCCTTGGCCTTTGATGTGGAGTCTGGGAATGAAGCAGACGAGGAAAGGTTCATGTCCAAGTTAAAAGAATTCCTGGAGAAGGAAATGGCATGTCAGATGATACATCCAAGTCCTCATCGTTTAGCTATGTTTGTCAAAGAAGGTCGAATGCTGAAACAGATTGTACAAAAAAATTTGCAGAAACTTGATTCAGCCGTTATTTCATGTGATATGATGGAAATTTATAAAGAGAGACAACCCCATAAGAAGAGAAAATTTCCTGATGGTATTTGCAGAGGAGTAGAATTGCTGCAGACTGGTTTAAAGATTATGATTGACGGTATTTCTCAATGGAAACGGGATGGAGACGAACCGAGTGAAGCTCGTGAGTTGTTTTTGCAACATTTTTCTCGACTTGAAGATGTGATTGCACATTTGCTCAGCATATCTGGCAGTGAATGA
- the LOC142556777 gene encoding GATA transcription factor 1-like, which translates to MELLNGFEEALMIDDNFLFNFTDSSSTFNYGVSDSSSTAFGPATQNDSFPDPVEDLEWLMDKDAFPTLESCYGVLSDDSDFMPMPNHLSPISVLDTIKTNGDGYNNLNVPINHPKGIRSNKRRRRTAGYGVLPSQHCLWSNHSKAPVSQESGLLGRRCQHCLVDKTPQWRAGPMGAKTLCNACGVRYKSGRLHPEYRPACSPTFSSLVHSNSHKKVLEMRMKKRGD; encoded by the exons ATGGAGCTTTTGAACGGATTCGAAGAGGCTTTAATGATTGACGACaactttctttttaattttactgACAGCAGCTCTACCTTCAACTATGGCGTTTCTGATTCTTCGTCGACGGCGTTTGGGCCTGCAACTCAGAACGATTCATTTCCC GATCCTGTGGAGGATTTGGAATGGTTGATGGACAAAGACGCCTTCCCGACGTTGGAGAGTTGCTACGGGGTGTTATCCGACGACTCAGACTTCATGCCAATGCCAAACCACTTAAGCCCTATATCCGTGCTCGACACCATCAAAACCAATGGTGACGGCTATAACAATCTCAACGTGCCCATTAACCATCCAAAGGGCATCCGGAGCAACAAAAGACGTAGACGAACGGCGGGCTATGGTGTTCTGCCAAGCCAGCATTGCCTGTGGTCGAACCACTCAAAAGCCCCGGTCAGTCAGGAGTCGGGGCTTTTGGGAAGGAGGTGCCAACATTGCTTAGTCGACAAGACACCACAGTGGCGGGCAGGTCCTATGGGAGCAAAGACATTGTGCAATGCCTGTGGCGTTCGGTACAAGTCGGGTCGATTGCACCCCGAGTATCGACCTGCTTGTAGCCCTACATTTTCGAGTCTTGTGCATTCGAATTCTCATAAGAAGGTGCTGGAGATGAGGATGAAGAAGCGGGGGGATTGA
- the LOC142556281 gene encoding hydroxyethylthiazole kinase isoform X3 produces MADRIEEDPKNIGDNWAPQAWAHLKSVRETSPLIQCITNFVSVDFVANLLISAGASPAMIHSIEEIPDFAPKTHALYINVGTLTPGWIPAMKLAAMLAHDSGRPWVLDPVAAGASGFRLSTCLELLKMRPTVIRGNGSEIMSLFKGSLDDTSKGVDSTHESLDAVEAAKSLAKSSGSIVAISGAVDFITDGHRVVGAKNGVSMLQKITGTGCSVTALIAAFVAIDPSRPFEATASALSVFGVASEIGMNLAKGPASLRMHLIDALYWLDQATLLQRVNIEIQQRNTI; encoded by the exons ATGGCTGACAGAATCGAAGAAGATCCAAAAAATATCGGGGATAATTGGGCCCCACAAGCATGGGCCCACCTGAAATCCGTACGCGAAACATCTCCGCTAATCCAGTGTATCACCAACTTCGTCTCCGTGGATTTCGTCGCAAACCTTCTCATCTCCGCCGGGGCTTCTCCGGCGATGATACACTCTATCGAAGAGATCCCAGACTTCGCCCCGAAGACCCACGCGCTTTACATTAACGTCGGAACGCTCACGCCGGGCTGGATACCGGCGATGAAGCTTGCGGCCATGCTGGCGCATGACAGCGGTAGGCCTTGGGTGTTGGACCCTGTGGCTGCCGGAGCTTCTGGTTTCCGGTTAAGTACTTGTTTGGAGCTGTTGAAGATGAGGCCTACCGTGATCAGGGGGAATGGATCTGAGATTATGTCTCTTTTTAAAGGCTCCCTGGATGATACTTCCAAG GGCGTGGACAGCACACACGAATCATTAGATGCTGTGGAGGCAGCAAAATCCCTGGCTAAAAGTAGTGGAAGTATAGTTGCCATATCAGGGGCCGTTGACTTCATTACAGATGGTCATCGGGTAGTTGGTGCTAAAAACGGGGTTTCAATGTTGCAAAAGATTACGGGAACAGGGTGTTCTGTCACTGCGCTAATTGCTGCTTTTGTAGCAATCGACCCATCACGGCCATTTGAAGCCACGGCATCTGCACTTTCTGTATTTGGGGTTGCCAGTGAGATAGGCATGAATCTGGCTAAAGGTCCAGCTTCTTTACGAATGCACTTGATCGATGCATTGTATTGGCTCGATCAAGCTACATTGCTTCAACGAGTAAACATTGAAA TCCAGCAGAGGAACACAATATAA
- the LOC142556281 gene encoding hydroxyethylthiazole kinase isoform X1 yields MADRIEEDPKNIGDNWAPQAWAHLKSVRETSPLIQCITNFVSVDFVANLLISAGASPAMIHSIEEIPDFAPKTHALYINVGTLTPGWIPAMKLAAMLAHDSGRPWVLDPVAAGASGFRLSTCLELLKMRPTVIRGNGSEIMSLFKGSLDDTSKGVDSTHESLDAVEAAKSLAKSSGSIVAISGAVDFITDGHRVVGAKNGVSMLQKITGTGCSVTALIAAFVAIDPSRPFEATASALSVFGVASEIGMNLAKGPASLRMHLIDALYWLDQATLLQRVNIETSGSKSVTREGK; encoded by the exons ATGGCTGACAGAATCGAAGAAGATCCAAAAAATATCGGGGATAATTGGGCCCCACAAGCATGGGCCCACCTGAAATCCGTACGCGAAACATCTCCGCTAATCCAGTGTATCACCAACTTCGTCTCCGTGGATTTCGTCGCAAACCTTCTCATCTCCGCCGGGGCTTCTCCGGCGATGATACACTCTATCGAAGAGATCCCAGACTTCGCCCCGAAGACCCACGCGCTTTACATTAACGTCGGAACGCTCACGCCGGGCTGGATACCGGCGATGAAGCTTGCGGCCATGCTGGCGCATGACAGCGGTAGGCCTTGGGTGTTGGACCCTGTGGCTGCCGGAGCTTCTGGTTTCCGGTTAAGTACTTGTTTGGAGCTGTTGAAGATGAGGCCTACCGTGATCAGGGGGAATGGATCTGAGATTATGTCTCTTTTTAAAGGCTCCCTGGATGATACTTCCAAG GGCGTGGACAGCACACACGAATCATTAGATGCTGTGGAGGCAGCAAAATCCCTGGCTAAAAGTAGTGGAAGTATAGTTGCCATATCAGGGGCCGTTGACTTCATTACAGATGGTCATCGGGTAGTTGGTGCTAAAAACGGGGTTTCAATGTTGCAAAAGATTACGGGAACAGGGTGTTCTGTCACTGCGCTAATTGCTGCTTTTGTAGCAATCGACCCATCACGGCCATTTGAAGCCACGGCATCTGCACTTTCTGTATTTGGGGTTGCCAGTGAGATAGGCATGAATCTGGCTAAAGGTCCAGCTTCTTTACGAATGCACTTGATCGATGCATTGTATTGGCTCGATCAAGCTACATTGCTTCAACGAGTAAACATTGAAA CTTCTGGAAGCAAATCAGTCACTCGAGAAGGAAAGTAA
- the LOC142556281 gene encoding hydroxyethylthiazole kinase isoform X2 → MADRIEEDPKNIGDNWAPQAWAHLKSVRETSPLIQCITNFVSVDFVANLLISAGASPAMIHSIEEIPDFAPKTHALYINVGTLTPGWIPAMKLAAMLAHDSGRPWVLDPVAAGASGFRLSTCLELLKMRPTVIRGNGSEIMSLFKGSLDDTSKGVDSTHESLDAVEAAKSLAKSSGSIVAISGAVDFITDGHRVVGAKNGVSMLQKITGTGCSVTALIAAFVAIDPSRPFEATASALSVFGVASEIGMNLAKGPASLRMHLIDALYWLDQATLLQRVNIENFSNSITR, encoded by the exons ATGGCTGACAGAATCGAAGAAGATCCAAAAAATATCGGGGATAATTGGGCCCCACAAGCATGGGCCCACCTGAAATCCGTACGCGAAACATCTCCGCTAATCCAGTGTATCACCAACTTCGTCTCCGTGGATTTCGTCGCAAACCTTCTCATCTCCGCCGGGGCTTCTCCGGCGATGATACACTCTATCGAAGAGATCCCAGACTTCGCCCCGAAGACCCACGCGCTTTACATTAACGTCGGAACGCTCACGCCGGGCTGGATACCGGCGATGAAGCTTGCGGCCATGCTGGCGCATGACAGCGGTAGGCCTTGGGTGTTGGACCCTGTGGCTGCCGGAGCTTCTGGTTTCCGGTTAAGTACTTGTTTGGAGCTGTTGAAGATGAGGCCTACCGTGATCAGGGGGAATGGATCTGAGATTATGTCTCTTTTTAAAGGCTCCCTGGATGATACTTCCAAG GGCGTGGACAGCACACACGAATCATTAGATGCTGTGGAGGCAGCAAAATCCCTGGCTAAAAGTAGTGGAAGTATAGTTGCCATATCAGGGGCCGTTGACTTCATTACAGATGGTCATCGGGTAGTTGGTGCTAAAAACGGGGTTTCAATGTTGCAAAAGATTACGGGAACAGGGTGTTCTGTCACTGCGCTAATTGCTGCTTTTGTAGCAATCGACCCATCACGGCCATTTGAAGCCACGGCATCTGCACTTTCTGTATTTGGGGTTGCCAGTGAGATAGGCATGAATCTGGCTAAAGGTCCAGCTTCTTTACGAATGCACTTGATCGATGCATTGTATTGGCTCGATCAAGCTACATTGCTTCAACGAGTAAACATTGAAA ACTTTTCTAATTCCATCACCCGATGA
- the LOC142556281 gene encoding hydroxyethylthiazole kinase isoform X4 gives MADRIEEDPKNIGDNWAPQAWAHLKSVRETSPLIQCITNFVSVDFVANLLISAGASPAMIHSIEEIPDFAPKTHALYINVGTLTPGWIPAMKLAAMLAHDSGRPWVLDPVAAGASGFRLSTCLELLKMRPTVIRGNGSEIMSLFKGSLDDTSKGVDSTHESLDAVEAAKSLAKSSGSIVAISGAVDFITDGHRVVGAKNGVSMLQKITGTGCSVTALIAAFVAIDPSRPFEATASALSVFGVASEIGMNLAKGPASLRMHLIDALYWLDQATLLQRVNIESM, from the exons ATGGCTGACAGAATCGAAGAAGATCCAAAAAATATCGGGGATAATTGGGCCCCACAAGCATGGGCCCACCTGAAATCCGTACGCGAAACATCTCCGCTAATCCAGTGTATCACCAACTTCGTCTCCGTGGATTTCGTCGCAAACCTTCTCATCTCCGCCGGGGCTTCTCCGGCGATGATACACTCTATCGAAGAGATCCCAGACTTCGCCCCGAAGACCCACGCGCTTTACATTAACGTCGGAACGCTCACGCCGGGCTGGATACCGGCGATGAAGCTTGCGGCCATGCTGGCGCATGACAGCGGTAGGCCTTGGGTGTTGGACCCTGTGGCTGCCGGAGCTTCTGGTTTCCGGTTAAGTACTTGTTTGGAGCTGTTGAAGATGAGGCCTACCGTGATCAGGGGGAATGGATCTGAGATTATGTCTCTTTTTAAAGGCTCCCTGGATGATACTTCCAAG GGCGTGGACAGCACACACGAATCATTAGATGCTGTGGAGGCAGCAAAATCCCTGGCTAAAAGTAGTGGAAGTATAGTTGCCATATCAGGGGCCGTTGACTTCATTACAGATGGTCATCGGGTAGTTGGTGCTAAAAACGGGGTTTCAATGTTGCAAAAGATTACGGGAACAGGGTGTTCTGTCACTGCGCTAATTGCTGCTTTTGTAGCAATCGACCCATCACGGCCATTTGAAGCCACGGCATCTGCACTTTCTGTATTTGGGGTTGCCAGTGAGATAGGCATGAATCTGGCTAAAGGTCCAGCTTCTTTACGAATGCACTTGATCGATGCATTGTATTGGCTCGATCAAGCTACATTGCTTCAACGAGTAAACATTGAAAGTATGTGA